One window of Myripristis murdjan chromosome 8, fMyrMur1.1, whole genome shotgun sequence genomic DNA carries:
- the dhx58 gene encoding ATP-dependent RNA helicase DHX58: MADFELYKYQQEVVERAVEGENIIIWLPTGGGKTRAAVYVAKRHLETTKNAKVVVLVNKVHLVDQHYSKEFNPKLGSTYDVVAVSGECERKDFFGNVVRDSDLVICTAQILENALIDREDSRHVELSDITLLIIDECHHTHKEAVYNKIMRRYVEKKLKGERPLPQILGLTASPGTGGARILAKAVDHVLEICANMDSAIVSSKTYAPELKEQVPRPIKKFDIADDRPLDPFGDHLKLIMEQIHEYMVLPPDFRLRETGTQEYEADVVILEQRGVRENNRLLAQCALHLRQYNDALLINDTVRMMDAYSSLEDFYRTKILTAIDETDDFLMILFHENQAELKKLAMDARFENPKMAKLQSTLLRQFDPKLMSRGILFSKTRKSIHCLNDWVCNNRALQDAGIKAAILTGAGNGNTYMTQNEQKDTIRNFRKGILNLLISTSVAEEGLDIPECNLVVRYGLVTNEIAQQQASGRARARNSEYSVVAMAGGPEVRRELTNEYLEELTAKAISQVQEMSHREFRAKLTELQTQALISNRLAETLKITKRCRYSAADIQLSCRRCFKIVASGSDIKLLDNEHYVNISREFEEHYKVGGQAPIPRTFDDWEPGRVISCRKCSEQWGFEMKYKKVALLPNMKIKKFALETPDGKVLVKKWKDVQFPVEDFDLSDYCKDRFPDLLD, from the exons ATGGCAGACTTTGAGCTCTATAAATACCAGCAGGAAGTGGTTGAAAGGGCTGTTGAGGGTGAGAACATCATTATCTGGCTGCCGACTGGAGGTGGGAAGACCCGAGCTGCTGTGTATGTGGCCAAAAGACACCTGGAGACCACTAAGAATGCTAAGGTGGTGGTACTGGTCAACAAG GTTCATCTGGTTGACCAACATTACAGCAAGGAGTTCAATCCTAAACTGGGAAGTACCTACGATGTGGTGGCAGTCAGTGGAGAATGCGAAAGGAAGGACTTCTTTGGCAATGTCGTGAGAGACTCAGACCTGGTTATCTGCACAGCACAGATATTAGAGAATGCCCTGATTGATAGAGAGGACAGCAGACATGTTGAGCTCTCAG ACATCACTCTATTGATTATTGATGAGTGTCATCACACCCACAAGGAGGCTGTCTACAATAAGATTATGAGGCGctatgtggaaaaaaagctgaaagGAGAAAGACCATTGCCACAAATCCTGGGCCTCACTGCATCACCTGGGACAGGGGGTGCAAGAATCTTGGCAAAGGCCGTGGACCATGTACTGGAG ATATGTGCCAACATGGACTCAGCCATAGTTTCTTCTAAAACCTATGCCCCTGAGCTAAAGGAGCAGGTCCCCAGACCCATCAAAAAATTTGATATTGCAGACGATAGACCTCTG GATCCATTTGGGGATCATCTGAAGTTGATAATGGAGCAGATCCATGAGTACATGGTGTTACCACCAGACTTCAGACTGAGGGAGACTGGCACACAAGAGTATGAGGCAGATGTGGTCATTCTAGAGCAACGGG GGGTGAGGGAGAACAACAGATTGCTGGCACAATGCGCACTCCACCTCAGGCAATACAATGACGCCTTGCTCATCAATGACACTGTGCGAATGATGGATGCATATTCATCCTTGGAGGATTTTTATAGGACCAAGATCCTCACAGCCATCGATGAAACAGACGACTTCCTGATGATACTCTTCCATG AGAACCAGGCTGAGCTGAAGAAACTGGCAATGGATGCTCGCTTTGAGAACCCAAAGATGGCCAAACTTCAGAGCACTTTGTTAAGGCAGTTTGATCCAAAATTGATGTCAAGGGGAATCCTCTTCTCTAAGACCCGTAAAAGCATCCACTGCCTCAATGACTGGGTCTGCAACAACAGAGCCTTGCAGGATGCCGGTATCAAGGCAGCCATCCTAACTGGTGCTGGCAATGGCAACACTTACATGACTCAG AATGAGCAGAAAGACACAATTCGCAATTTCCGTAAGGGCATCCTCAACCTCCTTATCTCCACCAGTGTGGCAGAAGAAGGCCTTGATATCCCAGAATGCAATCTAGTGGTGCGCTATGGGCTGGTGACCAACGAGATTGCCCAGCAGCAAGCTAGTGGACGTGCCCGAGCAAGGAACAGCGAATATTcagtggttgccatggcagggGGACCAGAGGTGCGGCGAGAACTCACCAATGAATACCTGGAGGAGTTGACTGCTAAAGCCATCAGTCAAGTCCAAGAGATGAGTCACAGAGAGTTTCGTGCAAAG CTAACTGAGCTTCAAACACAGGCACTGATTTCTAATCGGCTCGCAGAAACCCTCAAGATAACGAAGAGATGTCGCTACAGTGCAGCCGATATCCAGCTGTCATGTAGGAGATGTTTCAAGATTGTGGCTTCTGGCAGTGACATTAAACTTCTTGACAATGAACACTATGTCAACATCAGCCGTGAATTTGA AGAGCACTACAAGGTTGGTGGGCAGGCGCCCATACCAAGGACTTTTGATGACTGGGAACCTGGCCGTGTGATCAGCTGCCGTAAATGCAGTGAG CAATGGGGATTTGAAATGAAGTACAAGAAGGTTGCCCTACTGCCCAATATGAAAATCAAGAAATTTGCGCTGGAGACCCCAGATGGCAAAGTCCTCGTTAAGAAGTGGAAAGATGTTCAGTTCCCTGTTGAGGATTTTGACTTAAGTGATTACTGTAAAGACCGCTTCCCTGACCTCTTAGATTGA